Proteins encoded together in one Camelus dromedarius isolate mCamDro1 chromosome 11, mCamDro1.pat, whole genome shotgun sequence window:
- the PRPF40B gene encoding pre-mRNA-processing factor 40 homolog B isoform X7 — protein sequence MSVPDSGPRPPAAPAPFPPGPPMMPPPFMPPPGIPPPFPPMGLPPMSQRPPAIPPMPPGIMPPMLPPMGAPPPLTQIPGMVPPMMPGMLMPAVPVTAATAPGADTASSAVAGTGPLLLLSQCPWKEYKSDTGKPYYYNNQSKESRWTRPKDLDDLEALVKQEAAGKQQQPPQTLQPQPSQPQPDPPPVPPGPTSVPTGLLEPEPGGSEDCDVSEAAQPLEQGFLHQLEEGPSSSAGRRQAPQQEEEESKPEPERSGLSWSNREKAKQAFKELLRDKAVPSNASWEQAMKMVVTDPRYSALPKLSEKKQAFNAYKAQREKEEKEEARLRAKEAKQTLQHFLEQHERMTSTTRYRRAEQTFGELEVWAVVPERDRKEVYDDVLFFLAKKEKEQAKQLRRRNIQALKSILDGMSSVNFQTTWSQAQQYLMDNPSFAQDHQLQNMDKEDALICFEEHIRALEREEEEERERARLRERRQQRKNREAFQTFLDELHETGQLHSMSTWMELYPAVSTDVRFANMLGQPGSTPLDLFKFYVEELKARFHDEKKIIKDILKDRGFCVEVNTAFEDFAHVISFDKRAAALDAGNIKLTFNSLLEKAEAREREREKEEARRLRRREAAFRSMLRQAVPALELGTAWEEVRERFVCDSAFEQITLESERIRLFREFLQVLETECQHLHTKGRKHSRKGKKHHHKRSHSPSGSESEEEELPPPSLRPPKRRRRNPSESGSEPSSSLDSVESGGAALGGRGSPSSRLLLGSDHGLRKAKKPKKKTKKRRHKSNSPESETDPEEKAGKESDEKEPEQDKDRDLRRAELPNRSPGFGIKKEKTGWDTSESELSEGELERRRRTLLQQLDDHQ from the exons ATG TCGGTTCCCGATTCTGGTCCCCGGCCCCCAGCAGCGCCTGCCCCCTTCCCACCGGGGCCCCCCATGATGCCACCACCCTTC ATGCCCCCTCCGGGAATCCCCCCACCTTTTCCTCCAATGGGGCTACCCCCCATGAGTCAGAGACCACCAGCCATCCCTCCCATGCCACCTGGCATCATGCCCCCAATGCTTCCACCAATGGGGGCACCACCGCCGCTCACACAG ATACCGGGAATGGTACCTCCCATGATGCCAGGAATGCTGATGCCCGCAGTGCCTGTCACCGCAGCG ACGGCTCCGGGTGCGGACACCGCCAGCT CTGCTGTGGCTGGGACAGGCCCTCTG CTGCTGCTGTCCCAGTGTCCCTGGAAAGAGTACAAGTCAGACACAGGCAAACCTTACTACTATAACAACCAGAGTAAGGAGTCCCGCTGGACCCGGCCCAAGGACCTGGATGACctggagg CTCTAGTCAAACAAGAGGCTGCAGG GAAACAGCAGCAGCCGCCACAGACACTACAGCCACAGCCTTCTCAGCCACAGCCTGACCCCCCACCTGTGCCACCTGGCCCCACCTCGGTGCCCACGGGCCTCCTAGAACCTGAGCCAGGTGGGAGTGAAGACTGCGATGTGTCAGAGGCTGCCCAGCCCCTGGAGCAGGGGTTCCTGCATCAGCTGGAGGAGGGCCCCAGCAG ttcTGCTGGACGGCGTCAGGCACCAcagcaggaggaagaagaatCAAAGCCAGAACCAGAGAGGTCTGGCCTCAGTTGGAGCAACCGGGAGAAGGCAAAACAGGCCTTCAAGGAGCTACTGAGGGACAAG GCTGTCCCCTCCAACGCTTCGTGGGAACAGGCCATGAAGATGGTGGTCACCGACCCCCGTTACAG TGCCTTGCCCAAACTGAGTGAGAAAAAGCAGGCATTCAATGCCTACAAAGCGCAAcgggagaaagaggagaaggaagaggcccGGCTAAGGGCCAAGGAGGCCAAGCAGACCTTGCAGCATTTCCTGGAGCAGCATGAGCGCATGACCTCCACCACCCGCTATCG GCGGGCGGAACAGACCTTTGGCGAGCTGGAGGTGTGGGCTGTGGTCCCCGAGAGGGATCGGAAAGAGGTCTATGATGATGTTCTCTTCTTCCTGGCCAAGAAGGAGAAG GAACAGGCCAAGCAGCTCCGGCGCCGCAACATCCAGGCCCTGAAGAGCATCCTGGATGGGATGAGTAGTGTCAACTTCCAAACCACATGGTCCCAGGCCCAGCAGTACCTCATGGATAATCCCAGCTTTGCTCAGGACCATCAACTTCAGA ACATGGACAAGGAAGATGCGCTGATCTGCTTTGAGGAGCACATCCGAGCtttggagagggaggaggaggaggagcgggagCGGGCCCGGCTTCGGGAGCGCCGCCAGCAACGCAAGAACCGGGAGGCCTTCCAG ACCTTCCTGGATGAGCTGCACGAGACAGGGCAGCTGCACTCTATGTCCACCTGGATGGAGCTGTACCCAGCCGTCAGCACTGATGTCCGCTTTGCCAACATGCTGGGCCAGCCGG GCTCCACCCCTCTGGACTTGTTCAAGTTCTATGTGGAGGAGTTGAAGGCACGATTCCATGATGAGAAGAAGATCATTAAGGACATCCTTAAG GACCGGGGCTTCTGCGTGGAGGTGAACACAGCCTTTGAGGACTTCGCCCACGTCATAAGCTTTGACAAGAGGGCTGCTGCGCTGGATGCAGGCAACATCAAGCTGACTTTCAATAGT CTGCTGGAGAAAGCAGAGGCACGGGAGAGAGAGCGGGAGAAGGAGGAGGCACGAAGGCTGCGGCGCAGGGAAGCTGCCTTCCGAAGCATGCTGAGGCAGGCTGTGCCTGCTCTGGAGCTGGGCACGGCCTGGGAAGAG GTCCGTGAGCGCTTTGTGTGCGACTCAGCCTTTGAGCAGATCACCCTGGAGTCGGAGCGGATCCGGCTCTTCCGAGAGTTCCTGCAGGTACTGGAG ACTGAATGCCAGCACCTCCACACCAAAGGCCGAAAACACAGCAGAAAGGGCAAGAAGCACCATCACAAGCGTTCCCACTCGCCTTCA ggctctgagTCGGAAGAGGAGGAGCTGCCCCCACCGTCTCTCCGGCCTCCCAAGCGGAGGCGGCGGAACCCCTCGGAGTCAGGCTCTGAGCCCTCTTCCTCACTTGATTCTGTTGAAAGTGGGGGTGCTGCCCTTGGAGGACGAGGTTCCCCATCCTCCCGCCTTCTCCTTGGATCAG ATCATGGCCTTCGGAAAGccaagaaaccaaaaaagaaaacgaaGAAGAGAAGACACAAGTCG AACAGTCCTGAGAGTGAGACAGACCCTGAGGAGAAAGCTGGCAAGGAGAGtgatgagaaagaaccagaacaGGACAAGGACAGGGACCTCCGTCGGGCAGAGCTCCCTAACCGTTCCCCAGGCTTTGGAATTAAGAAGGAGAAG ACGGGCTGGGACACGTCGGAAAGCGAGCTGAGCGAGGGTGAGCTGGAAAGACGGCGGCGGACGCTCCTGCAGCAGCTGGATGACCACCAGTGA
- the PRPF40B gene encoding pre-mRNA-processing factor 40 homolog B isoform X2 — translation MSVPDSGPRPPAAPAPFPPGPPMMPPPFMPPPGIPPPFPPMGLPPMSQRPPAIPPMPPGIMPPMLPPMGAPPPLTQIPGMVPPMMPGMLMPAVPVTAATAPGADTASSAVAGTGPLRALWSEHVAPDGRIYYYNADDKQSVWEKPSVLKSKAELLLSQCPWKEYKSDTGKPYYYNNQSKESRWTRPKDLDDLEALVKQEAAGKQQQPPQTLQPQPSQPQPDPPPVPPGPTSVPTGLLEPEPGGSEDCDVSEAAQPLEQGFLHQLEEGPSSSAGRRQAPQQEEEESKPEPERSGLSWSNREKAKQAFKELLRDKAVPSNASWEQAMKMVVTDPRYSALPKLSEKKQAFNAYKAQREKEEKEEARLRAKEAKQTLQHFLEQHERMTSTTRYRRAEQTFGELEVWAVVPERDRKEVYDDVLFFLAKKEKEQAKQLRRRNIQALKSILDGMSSVNFQTTWSQAQQYLMDNPSFAQDHQLQNMDKEDALICFEEHIRALEREEEEERERARLRERRQQRKNREAFQTFLDELHETGQLHSMSTWMELYPAVSTDVRFANMLGQPGSTPLDLFKFYVEELKARFHDEKKIIKDILKDRGFCVEVNTAFEDFAHVISFDKRAAALDAGNIKLTFNSLLEKAEAREREREKEEARRLRRREAAFRSMLRQAVPALELGTAWEEVRERFVCDSAFEQITLESERIRLFREFLQVLETECQHLHTKGRKHSRKGKKHHHKRSHSPSGSESEEEELPPPSLRPPKRRRRNPSESGSEPSSSLDSVESGGAALGGRGSPSSRLLLGSDHGLRKAKKPKKKTKKRRHKSNSPESETDPEEKAGKESDEKEPEQDKDRDLRRAELPNRSPGFGIKKEKTGWDTSESELSEGELERRRRTLLQQLDDHQ, via the exons ATG TCGGTTCCCGATTCTGGTCCCCGGCCCCCAGCAGCGCCTGCCCCCTTCCCACCGGGGCCCCCCATGATGCCACCACCCTTC ATGCCCCCTCCGGGAATCCCCCCACCTTTTCCTCCAATGGGGCTACCCCCCATGAGTCAGAGACCACCAGCCATCCCTCCCATGCCACCTGGCATCATGCCCCCAATGCTTCCACCAATGGGGGCACCACCGCCGCTCACACAG ATACCGGGAATGGTACCTCCCATGATGCCAGGAATGCTGATGCCCGCAGTGCCTGTCACCGCAGCG ACGGCTCCGGGTGCGGACACCGCCAGCT CTGCTGTGGCTGGGACAGGCCCTCTG agggCCCTATGGAGTGAGCATGTGGCCCCTGATGGGCGCATCTACTACTACAATGCTGACGACAAGCAGTCCGTGTGGGAGAAGCCCAGCGTGCTCAAGTCCAAGGCAGAG CTGCTGCTGTCCCAGTGTCCCTGGAAAGAGTACAAGTCAGACACAGGCAAACCTTACTACTATAACAACCAGAGTAAGGAGTCCCGCTGGACCCGGCCCAAGGACCTGGATGACctggagg CTCTAGTCAAACAAGAGGCTGCAGG GAAACAGCAGCAGCCGCCACAGACACTACAGCCACAGCCTTCTCAGCCACAGCCTGACCCCCCACCTGTGCCACCTGGCCCCACCTCGGTGCCCACGGGCCTCCTAGAACCTGAGCCAGGTGGGAGTGAAGACTGCGATGTGTCAGAGGCTGCCCAGCCCCTGGAGCAGGGGTTCCTGCATCAGCTGGAGGAGGGCCCCAGCAG ttcTGCTGGACGGCGTCAGGCACCAcagcaggaggaagaagaatCAAAGCCAGAACCAGAGAGGTCTGGCCTCAGTTGGAGCAACCGGGAGAAGGCAAAACAGGCCTTCAAGGAGCTACTGAGGGACAAG GCTGTCCCCTCCAACGCTTCGTGGGAACAGGCCATGAAGATGGTGGTCACCGACCCCCGTTACAG TGCCTTGCCCAAACTGAGTGAGAAAAAGCAGGCATTCAATGCCTACAAAGCGCAAcgggagaaagaggagaaggaagaggcccGGCTAAGGGCCAAGGAGGCCAAGCAGACCTTGCAGCATTTCCTGGAGCAGCATGAGCGCATGACCTCCACCACCCGCTATCG GCGGGCGGAACAGACCTTTGGCGAGCTGGAGGTGTGGGCTGTGGTCCCCGAGAGGGATCGGAAAGAGGTCTATGATGATGTTCTCTTCTTCCTGGCCAAGAAGGAGAAG GAACAGGCCAAGCAGCTCCGGCGCCGCAACATCCAGGCCCTGAAGAGCATCCTGGATGGGATGAGTAGTGTCAACTTCCAAACCACATGGTCCCAGGCCCAGCAGTACCTCATGGATAATCCCAGCTTTGCTCAGGACCATCAACTTCAGA ACATGGACAAGGAAGATGCGCTGATCTGCTTTGAGGAGCACATCCGAGCtttggagagggaggaggaggaggagcgggagCGGGCCCGGCTTCGGGAGCGCCGCCAGCAACGCAAGAACCGGGAGGCCTTCCAG ACCTTCCTGGATGAGCTGCACGAGACAGGGCAGCTGCACTCTATGTCCACCTGGATGGAGCTGTACCCAGCCGTCAGCACTGATGTCCGCTTTGCCAACATGCTGGGCCAGCCGG GCTCCACCCCTCTGGACTTGTTCAAGTTCTATGTGGAGGAGTTGAAGGCACGATTCCATGATGAGAAGAAGATCATTAAGGACATCCTTAAG GACCGGGGCTTCTGCGTGGAGGTGAACACAGCCTTTGAGGACTTCGCCCACGTCATAAGCTTTGACAAGAGGGCTGCTGCGCTGGATGCAGGCAACATCAAGCTGACTTTCAATAGT CTGCTGGAGAAAGCAGAGGCACGGGAGAGAGAGCGGGAGAAGGAGGAGGCACGAAGGCTGCGGCGCAGGGAAGCTGCCTTCCGAAGCATGCTGAGGCAGGCTGTGCCTGCTCTGGAGCTGGGCACGGCCTGGGAAGAG GTCCGTGAGCGCTTTGTGTGCGACTCAGCCTTTGAGCAGATCACCCTGGAGTCGGAGCGGATCCGGCTCTTCCGAGAGTTCCTGCAGGTACTGGAG ACTGAATGCCAGCACCTCCACACCAAAGGCCGAAAACACAGCAGAAAGGGCAAGAAGCACCATCACAAGCGTTCCCACTCGCCTTCA ggctctgagTCGGAAGAGGAGGAGCTGCCCCCACCGTCTCTCCGGCCTCCCAAGCGGAGGCGGCGGAACCCCTCGGAGTCAGGCTCTGAGCCCTCTTCCTCACTTGATTCTGTTGAAAGTGGGGGTGCTGCCCTTGGAGGACGAGGTTCCCCATCCTCCCGCCTTCTCCTTGGATCAG ATCATGGCCTTCGGAAAGccaagaaaccaaaaaagaaaacgaaGAAGAGAAGACACAAGTCG AACAGTCCTGAGAGTGAGACAGACCCTGAGGAGAAAGCTGGCAAGGAGAGtgatgagaaagaaccagaacaGGACAAGGACAGGGACCTCCGTCGGGCAGAGCTCCCTAACCGTTCCCCAGGCTTTGGAATTAAGAAGGAGAAG ACGGGCTGGGACACGTCGGAAAGCGAGCTGAGCGAGGGTGAGCTGGAAAGACGGCGGCGGACGCTCCTGCAGCAGCTGGATGACCACCAGTGA
- the PRPF40B gene encoding pre-mRNA-processing factor 40 homolog B isoform X10, with protein sequence MSVPDSGPRPPAAPAPFPPGPPMMPPPFMPPPGIPPPFPPMGLPPMSQRPPAIPPMPPGIMPPMLPPMGAPPPLTQIPGMVPPMMPGMLMPAVPVTAATAPGADTASSAVAGTGPLLLLSQCPWKEYKSDTGKPYYYNNQTLVKQEAAGKQQQPPQTLQPQPSQPQPDPPPVPPGPTSVPTGLLEPEPGGSEDCDVSEAAQPLEQGFLHQLEEGPSSSAGRRQAPQQEEEESKPEPERSGLSWSNREKAKQAFKELLRDKAVPSNASWEQAMKMVVTDPRYSALPKLSEKKQAFNAYKAQREKEEKEEARLRAKEAKQTLQHFLEQHERMTSTTRYRRAEQTFGELEVWAVVPERDRKEVYDDVLFFLAKKEKEQAKQLRRRNIQALKSILDGMSSVNFQTTWSQAQQYLMDNPSFAQDHQLQNMDKEDALICFEEHIRALEREEEEERERARLRERRQQRKNREAFQTFLDELHETGQLHSMSTWMELYPAVSTDVRFANMLGQPGSTPLDLFKFYVEELKARFHDEKKIIKDILKDRGFCVEVNTAFEDFAHVISFDKRAAALDAGNIKLTFNSLLEKAEAREREREKEEARRLRRREAAFRSMLRQAVPALELGTAWEEVRERFVCDSAFEQITLESERIRLFREFLQVLETECQHLHTKGRKHSRKGKKHHHKRSHSPSGSESEEEELPPPSLRPPKRRRRNPSESGSEPSSSLDSVESGGAALGGRGSPSSRLLLGSDHGLRKAKKPKKKTKKRRHKSNSPESETDPEEKAGKESDEKEPEQDKDRDLRRAELPNRSPGFGIKKEKTGWDTSESELSEGELERRRRTLLQQLDDHQ encoded by the exons ATG TCGGTTCCCGATTCTGGTCCCCGGCCCCCAGCAGCGCCTGCCCCCTTCCCACCGGGGCCCCCCATGATGCCACCACCCTTC ATGCCCCCTCCGGGAATCCCCCCACCTTTTCCTCCAATGGGGCTACCCCCCATGAGTCAGAGACCACCAGCCATCCCTCCCATGCCACCTGGCATCATGCCCCCAATGCTTCCACCAATGGGGGCACCACCGCCGCTCACACAG ATACCGGGAATGGTACCTCCCATGATGCCAGGAATGCTGATGCCCGCAGTGCCTGTCACCGCAGCG ACGGCTCCGGGTGCGGACACCGCCAGCT CTGCTGTGGCTGGGACAGGCCCTCTG CTGCTGCTGTCCCAGTGTCCCTGGAAAGAGTACAAGTCAGACACAGGCAAACCTTACTACTATAACAACCAGA CTCTAGTCAAACAAGAGGCTGCAGG GAAACAGCAGCAGCCGCCACAGACACTACAGCCACAGCCTTCTCAGCCACAGCCTGACCCCCCACCTGTGCCACCTGGCCCCACCTCGGTGCCCACGGGCCTCCTAGAACCTGAGCCAGGTGGGAGTGAAGACTGCGATGTGTCAGAGGCTGCCCAGCCCCTGGAGCAGGGGTTCCTGCATCAGCTGGAGGAGGGCCCCAGCAG ttcTGCTGGACGGCGTCAGGCACCAcagcaggaggaagaagaatCAAAGCCAGAACCAGAGAGGTCTGGCCTCAGTTGGAGCAACCGGGAGAAGGCAAAACAGGCCTTCAAGGAGCTACTGAGGGACAAG GCTGTCCCCTCCAACGCTTCGTGGGAACAGGCCATGAAGATGGTGGTCACCGACCCCCGTTACAG TGCCTTGCCCAAACTGAGTGAGAAAAAGCAGGCATTCAATGCCTACAAAGCGCAAcgggagaaagaggagaaggaagaggcccGGCTAAGGGCCAAGGAGGCCAAGCAGACCTTGCAGCATTTCCTGGAGCAGCATGAGCGCATGACCTCCACCACCCGCTATCG GCGGGCGGAACAGACCTTTGGCGAGCTGGAGGTGTGGGCTGTGGTCCCCGAGAGGGATCGGAAAGAGGTCTATGATGATGTTCTCTTCTTCCTGGCCAAGAAGGAGAAG GAACAGGCCAAGCAGCTCCGGCGCCGCAACATCCAGGCCCTGAAGAGCATCCTGGATGGGATGAGTAGTGTCAACTTCCAAACCACATGGTCCCAGGCCCAGCAGTACCTCATGGATAATCCCAGCTTTGCTCAGGACCATCAACTTCAGA ACATGGACAAGGAAGATGCGCTGATCTGCTTTGAGGAGCACATCCGAGCtttggagagggaggaggaggaggagcgggagCGGGCCCGGCTTCGGGAGCGCCGCCAGCAACGCAAGAACCGGGAGGCCTTCCAG ACCTTCCTGGATGAGCTGCACGAGACAGGGCAGCTGCACTCTATGTCCACCTGGATGGAGCTGTACCCAGCCGTCAGCACTGATGTCCGCTTTGCCAACATGCTGGGCCAGCCGG GCTCCACCCCTCTGGACTTGTTCAAGTTCTATGTGGAGGAGTTGAAGGCACGATTCCATGATGAGAAGAAGATCATTAAGGACATCCTTAAG GACCGGGGCTTCTGCGTGGAGGTGAACACAGCCTTTGAGGACTTCGCCCACGTCATAAGCTTTGACAAGAGGGCTGCTGCGCTGGATGCAGGCAACATCAAGCTGACTTTCAATAGT CTGCTGGAGAAAGCAGAGGCACGGGAGAGAGAGCGGGAGAAGGAGGAGGCACGAAGGCTGCGGCGCAGGGAAGCTGCCTTCCGAAGCATGCTGAGGCAGGCTGTGCCTGCTCTGGAGCTGGGCACGGCCTGGGAAGAG GTCCGTGAGCGCTTTGTGTGCGACTCAGCCTTTGAGCAGATCACCCTGGAGTCGGAGCGGATCCGGCTCTTCCGAGAGTTCCTGCAGGTACTGGAG ACTGAATGCCAGCACCTCCACACCAAAGGCCGAAAACACAGCAGAAAGGGCAAGAAGCACCATCACAAGCGTTCCCACTCGCCTTCA ggctctgagTCGGAAGAGGAGGAGCTGCCCCCACCGTCTCTCCGGCCTCCCAAGCGGAGGCGGCGGAACCCCTCGGAGTCAGGCTCTGAGCCCTCTTCCTCACTTGATTCTGTTGAAAGTGGGGGTGCTGCCCTTGGAGGACGAGGTTCCCCATCCTCCCGCCTTCTCCTTGGATCAG ATCATGGCCTTCGGAAAGccaagaaaccaaaaaagaaaacgaaGAAGAGAAGACACAAGTCG AACAGTCCTGAGAGTGAGACAGACCCTGAGGAGAAAGCTGGCAAGGAGAGtgatgagaaagaaccagaacaGGACAAGGACAGGGACCTCCGTCGGGCAGAGCTCCCTAACCGTTCCCCAGGCTTTGGAATTAAGAAGGAGAAG ACGGGCTGGGACACGTCGGAAAGCGAGCTGAGCGAGGGTGAGCTGGAAAGACGGCGGCGGACGCTCCTGCAGCAGCTGGATGACCACCAGTGA
- the PRPF40B gene encoding pre-mRNA-processing factor 40 homolog B isoform X5 — protein MMPPPGIPPPFPPMGLPPMSQRPPAIPPMPPGIMPPMLPPMGAPPPLTQIPGMVPPMMPGMLMPAVPVTAATAPGADTASSAVAGTGPLRALWSEHVAPDGRIYYYNADDKQSVWEKPSVLKSKAELLLSQCPWKEYKSDTGKPYYYNNQSKESRWTRPKDLDDLEALVKQEAAGKQQQPPQTLQPQPSQPQPDPPPVPPGPTSVPTGLLEPEPGGSEDCDVSEAAQPLEQGFLHQLEEGPSSSAGRRQAPQQEEEESKPEPERSGLSWSNREKAKQAFKELLRDKAVPSNASWEQAMKMVVTDPRYSALPKLSEKKQAFNAYKAQREKEEKEEARLRAKEAKQTLQHFLEQHERMTSTTRYRRAEQTFGELEVWAVVPERDRKEVYDDVLFFLAKKEKEQAKQLRRRNIQALKSILDGMSSVNFQTTWSQAQQYLMDNPSFAQDHQLQNMDKEDALICFEEHIRALEREEEEERERARLRERRQQRKNREAFQTFLDELHETGQLHSMSTWMELYPAVSTDVRFANMLGQPGSTPLDLFKFYVEELKARFHDEKKIIKDILKDRGFCVEVNTAFEDFAHVISFDKRAAALDAGNIKLTFNSLLEKAEAREREREKEEARRLRRREAAFRSMLRQAVPALELGTAWEEVRERFVCDSAFEQITLESERIRLFREFLQVLETECQHLHTKGRKHSRKGKKHHHKRSHSPSGSESEEEELPPPSLRPPKRRRRNPSESGSEPSSSLDSVESGGAALGGRGSPSSRLLLGSDHGLRKAKKPKKKTKKRRHKSNSPESETDPEEKAGKESDEKEPEQDKDRDLRRAELPNRSPGFGIKKEKTGWDTSESELSEGELERRRRTLLQQLDDHQ, from the exons ATG ATGCCCCCTCCGGGAATCCCCCCACCTTTTCCTCCAATGGGGCTACCCCCCATGAGTCAGAGACCACCAGCCATCCCTCCCATGCCACCTGGCATCATGCCCCCAATGCTTCCACCAATGGGGGCACCACCGCCGCTCACACAG ATACCGGGAATGGTACCTCCCATGATGCCAGGAATGCTGATGCCCGCAGTGCCTGTCACCGCAGCG ACGGCTCCGGGTGCGGACACCGCCAGCT CTGCTGTGGCTGGGACAGGCCCTCTG agggCCCTATGGAGTGAGCATGTGGCCCCTGATGGGCGCATCTACTACTACAATGCTGACGACAAGCAGTCCGTGTGGGAGAAGCCCAGCGTGCTCAAGTCCAAGGCAGAG CTGCTGCTGTCCCAGTGTCCCTGGAAAGAGTACAAGTCAGACACAGGCAAACCTTACTACTATAACAACCAGAGTAAGGAGTCCCGCTGGACCCGGCCCAAGGACCTGGATGACctggagg CTCTAGTCAAACAAGAGGCTGCAGG GAAACAGCAGCAGCCGCCACAGACACTACAGCCACAGCCTTCTCAGCCACAGCCTGACCCCCCACCTGTGCCACCTGGCCCCACCTCGGTGCCCACGGGCCTCCTAGAACCTGAGCCAGGTGGGAGTGAAGACTGCGATGTGTCAGAGGCTGCCCAGCCCCTGGAGCAGGGGTTCCTGCATCAGCTGGAGGAGGGCCCCAGCAG ttcTGCTGGACGGCGTCAGGCACCAcagcaggaggaagaagaatCAAAGCCAGAACCAGAGAGGTCTGGCCTCAGTTGGAGCAACCGGGAGAAGGCAAAACAGGCCTTCAAGGAGCTACTGAGGGACAAG GCTGTCCCCTCCAACGCTTCGTGGGAACAGGCCATGAAGATGGTGGTCACCGACCCCCGTTACAG TGCCTTGCCCAAACTGAGTGAGAAAAAGCAGGCATTCAATGCCTACAAAGCGCAAcgggagaaagaggagaaggaagaggcccGGCTAAGGGCCAAGGAGGCCAAGCAGACCTTGCAGCATTTCCTGGAGCAGCATGAGCGCATGACCTCCACCACCCGCTATCG GCGGGCGGAACAGACCTTTGGCGAGCTGGAGGTGTGGGCTGTGGTCCCCGAGAGGGATCGGAAAGAGGTCTATGATGATGTTCTCTTCTTCCTGGCCAAGAAGGAGAAG GAACAGGCCAAGCAGCTCCGGCGCCGCAACATCCAGGCCCTGAAGAGCATCCTGGATGGGATGAGTAGTGTCAACTTCCAAACCACATGGTCCCAGGCCCAGCAGTACCTCATGGATAATCCCAGCTTTGCTCAGGACCATCAACTTCAGA ACATGGACAAGGAAGATGCGCTGATCTGCTTTGAGGAGCACATCCGAGCtttggagagggaggaggaggaggagcgggagCGGGCCCGGCTTCGGGAGCGCCGCCAGCAACGCAAGAACCGGGAGGCCTTCCAG ACCTTCCTGGATGAGCTGCACGAGACAGGGCAGCTGCACTCTATGTCCACCTGGATGGAGCTGTACCCAGCCGTCAGCACTGATGTCCGCTTTGCCAACATGCTGGGCCAGCCGG GCTCCACCCCTCTGGACTTGTTCAAGTTCTATGTGGAGGAGTTGAAGGCACGATTCCATGATGAGAAGAAGATCATTAAGGACATCCTTAAG GACCGGGGCTTCTGCGTGGAGGTGAACACAGCCTTTGAGGACTTCGCCCACGTCATAAGCTTTGACAAGAGGGCTGCTGCGCTGGATGCAGGCAACATCAAGCTGACTTTCAATAGT CTGCTGGAGAAAGCAGAGGCACGGGAGAGAGAGCGGGAGAAGGAGGAGGCACGAAGGCTGCGGCGCAGGGAAGCTGCCTTCCGAAGCATGCTGAGGCAGGCTGTGCCTGCTCTGGAGCTGGGCACGGCCTGGGAAGAG GTCCGTGAGCGCTTTGTGTGCGACTCAGCCTTTGAGCAGATCACCCTGGAGTCGGAGCGGATCCGGCTCTTCCGAGAGTTCCTGCAGGTACTGGAG ACTGAATGCCAGCACCTCCACACCAAAGGCCGAAAACACAGCAGAAAGGGCAAGAAGCACCATCACAAGCGTTCCCACTCGCCTTCA ggctctgagTCGGAAGAGGAGGAGCTGCCCCCACCGTCTCTCCGGCCTCCCAAGCGGAGGCGGCGGAACCCCTCGGAGTCAGGCTCTGAGCCCTCTTCCTCACTTGATTCTGTTGAAAGTGGGGGTGCTGCCCTTGGAGGACGAGGTTCCCCATCCTCCCGCCTTCTCCTTGGATCAG ATCATGGCCTTCGGAAAGccaagaaaccaaaaaagaaaacgaaGAAGAGAAGACACAAGTCG AACAGTCCTGAGAGTGAGACAGACCCTGAGGAGAAAGCTGGCAAGGAGAGtgatgagaaagaaccagaacaGGACAAGGACAGGGACCTCCGTCGGGCAGAGCTCCCTAACCGTTCCCCAGGCTTTGGAATTAAGAAGGAGAAG ACGGGCTGGGACACGTCGGAAAGCGAGCTGAGCGAGGGTGAGCTGGAAAGACGGCGGCGGACGCTCCTGCAGCAGCTGGATGACCACCAGTGA